The Leptospira harrisiae sequence CCTCCTCCTTGTGGCCACCCAGTCCATGACGGCGGGTGCCATTGCCTCCCAGTTTGATACTAAACGACCAACAGTTTCCAAACATTTACAAATTTTAACAGAATGTGAATTATTAAAAAAAGAACCTAACGGTCGTGAGATGTATTACCATTTAAACCCAAACAAAATGAAAGAAATAGCAAACTTCATTGCACCTTTCCAAAAACTTTGGGACGACCGATTTAACAAATTGGAATCGGTAATGAAAAACTATAAAGCGAAAGGATAAGAATATGGAACTCAAAACAAAAGTTTATGCAGAAGACGGCAAACAAGAGTTAAGAATCGAACGTGAGTTTGATTTACCAACTTCTTTGGTTTTTAAAGCTCATACAGTACCAGAACTCATCGAACAGTGGATGGGAAACAAAGTCCTCCAGTTCGAAGCAAAAAATCATGGAAGTTGGATTTTTGAAACCAAAAATCCGGACGGGATCGTTTTGTTTCGAGCCAACGGAGTATTACTCAATATAAAAGAAAATGAAAGTTTTGTTCGTACCTTTGAAATGGAAAATACTGGTTTTCCTGTTCAACTTGAGTTTTTTACCTTCCAAAAAATTTCAGAAACCAAATGCAAACTAATCATGCATATCATTTATAAGTCCGTCGAACATAGAGACCAAATTTTAAAGATGCCATTTGCACAGGGAATCAATATGGCCCACAACCATTTGGAAAAAGTTCTTGGTGAGAAAGTTTAATTCAAAACTTTTATGAAATAGATAAAAAGGAAATTGGAGCCAATTGAAATGAAACAGACAAATTCCAAAATGAATCAAGTCGATTTATATTTCCAAAAAATCAAAAACTGGAAACTGGAATTTCAAATCTTAAGATCAATTGTATTAGAAATTGAATTACAAGAAGAAATCAAATGGGGACAACCTTGTTACACTTGGAATGGAAAAAACATATTCCTAATCCATGGATTCAAAGATTACTTTGCTATTTTATTTTTTAAAGGTGCCTTACTCAAAGACCCGAAAAAAATACTCATCCAACAAACTAAAAATGTACAATCCGCAAGACAAATCCGATTCCAAAATGCTTCTGAAATCATAAAACTAAAAACAGTTATCAAATCTTATATCAAAGAAGCCATTCAACTGGAACAATCTGGGAAAAACGTGGTTATGAAAAAAACTTCGGAGTTTGAGTTTCCAGAAGAGTTTTTAAAACAATTAGAAGAAGATCCAAAGTTACAAACTGCTTTTGAATCTTTAACGCCCGGCAGGCAAAGAGCCTACCTACTCCATTTTTCAGGCGCAAAAAAATCTGAAACCAGAAAAGAAAGAATCGAAAAACAAATTCCAAATATTTTAAAAGGCAAAGGTTTAAACGACTAAAGTTAAACTTATATTGCAAAAAACTTTTTCCTTACCACATGACTTACAAAGGAAAACAGGCAAACAAGGATTATATATTAATTTAGGAGAAATCAAATGTCAGAAAAAACAAAAAAAATAGCTTATTGGTTCTTTACTCTTTGGTTGTCACTCGGGATGGTATCCACAGCGATTGTACAACTAATCAAACTTCCCGAAGAAGTAGAAAAAATCAACCAATTGGGTTACCCTACTTATTTTCTTACGCTTCTTGGAGTTTGGAAATTGCTAGGTGTTGTGGCAGTCTTATCACCAAAATTTGTTTTGCTAAAAGAATGGGCTTATGCGGGTTTTTTCTTTGCCATGTCTGGAGCTGCCATTTCCCATATTGTCTGTGGCCATCCATTTGGAGAAATTTTTCCTTCTTTACTACTTCTATCACTCACAGTGATTTCTTGGTATTTACGACCTGAAGGTAGAAAAATCAAAAGTTAATCTTTGATCCAAACCATTTCCAAAAAAAGATTTTGGATCAACTCTCAGTTTAACGAGGTTGGTCCAATCAAACGAATCCCTTTCGTTTTTTGTCCTTCGATCCAGACATCATTCCATGGAATGACGATTTAGTTTATATTCCTGATACCAATGATAACATCCATAAAATGCAATGAGTAAAAAAACAATGTATTCCAAAGTTACAAAGGGAATTTCCTTTAAGAAATAAATGGCGATACAAACTACATCGACAAACACCCATAAAAACCAGGATTCCAACTTTCTCTGAGCAAGCAAAAAATTGGCAATGATACTTCCCACAGTTGTAAATGCATCCCAATATAAAAACTCAGGTGGTTTTACAAAAATACTGGGTAACCATAATGGCAGCCGGCTTGTGATTTGCCCCAAAAAATAAATCCCAAAAATCATCACAAATAAAAGGATAATGTTTTTTGTTTTGCCTAAAGATTGGATTTTTACATAAATACCGGTTTTTTTTCTCCATACCAACCAACCATAAACACTCGATCCAAAAAAATAGATTTGTAACAACATATCTGAATAAAGTTGGATTTGGAAAAATAAAAAGAAAAAACAAATAGAAGTTAAAATCCCAAAAGGCCAAGTAAGGATATGATTTTTCGATGCTAAGTAAACACAAAGAAGACCAGTAGTTGTGCCAAGGAGTTCGATCAGACTCATCGTGTTACCGAATACAGAAAAAATCTGAAGTTCTTTTGAAAAGAATAAGGACAAATCCAACATATTAAGACACTAAAAGAAGGTTTGTAATCTTGAATTCCACAAATTCCGATTGATAAACAAAATGTATCCTCATTTGGAACCTTCCCTTAACCAAAACCAGACCATTCATACAAAAACAAATTTCAATAAACTAAACTTGTTTTTTCTAAATCCTAAAAAAATCTTCCTTAAATCCCTTCTCACCTAACCATTTACTTTGCAAAAGGTTATAACCTACAATTTCAAAATCACGAGAAATCCATTTCCTGTATTTTTTTTTCGATCGAGAAAAAGCATATGGATCAGTAAAATTCATTTCTTCTTTCATTACCGAATAGTCTTCGTTAGTTGGAACTGTAAAATATAGGTAATTACAATACTTTGCCATCTTTTCCAGAACCCCTGGAATCATTGAATCGGGGAGATATTGGATCACAGAATTACAAATTCCAAGTTCCACCGGTTCCTTTTCTAATTTGGGGAGTTTGAGTGTTTCTAAGGATTCATGAAAAATATGAAATTTGTCTGAACGTTTGACCCAGTCTTTTTTCTTTAGGTCTTCGTAAGCTTCCTTGGATGCATCCACAGCAAATACTTTAACAGGTGAAAATGATTTTACCATTTCTCGGAGTAAAATTGCTTTTCCAAATCCGAAGTCAGCAATTTTGTAAACCGGAATCTCCATTAATTGAAAGAGTGCTTTTAAGTATTCGGCATGTTGCTTGGCGTTGTAAGATCCATCTACGTCCAACCCATTCCCGTAAATATCAGACCAATAGGTACCATCAAACTCTTTCCCATTTTTCCCAAAGCCGAAGTTTTGTTTTTTCAGAAAACCTTTCATTAAAACTGAACTCCTAAACTTTGGAGCTCTCGGATCATTTCTTTGATGTATTTTGGTTCCCTTGTGAGTTGGTCCACTTCCTTTTCGAAAGCCTTAGTTACCATAATGTTATCTTTTTTCACTCTGTTTAAATAAACCTCAAGAGTTTCTTTTGTGATTTTTTTCTCGGGGAAATCTGCCATGAGAGGATGAGAAAAAAATCTTTGTCTGATGGAATCTTCTAATTCTCGAATTTTGGATTTGATGATTCCAACAAATCGTTTGATGGAAGTATCGTGGAAAGAAACATCCGTTTGTTGGTTTGGCAATAGTTCATCAACTTGTAATTTGATTTCTAAAATTTCTGCTATATTCATATTGTCTCTCGCACCTGAAAGTTTAGTCATCAACTTGGATTTACGTTCACGTAAAATAGGATCTTGTTCTTTATCAGGGTGGATGAGTTTTGCTAAATTTTTAAATAGAGTATTGATATCAGTGCTAAGCAAACGTTCCGATTCCAAAATTTTTTTTTCTTTTTCAGTTTGTGCTTTTGATTTTTTGCGTTCCCCTGCATGCGAACGAGACCCTCTAAAGTATTCAGCGCGATACTCTTCATATTTTTCACGAAATTCTTTATACTTTTCTTCATGAGATTCTCTTTCTTCTTCCGAATCAAATTGTGTACGATTCAAATCATCTAAATCAATATTGAATCCAAACTTTTGTTTGATTTTTGATTCCATTTGATTTTTATATCGAAGTCTTTCCGTTCGTTCAAACTTCGTTTCTAATTGATCACGATATTTCCCATAAAAATCAGGAGCTTCTAAAATGGAATCGGTACAAATATCTAAAAGGTAACGCCGCAGAAACTCTCTTTGCATTTTGCCAAAAGAAAGTTTTTCTTCGAGTAAAATTTCGCACATAAGGGCAAAACGTTCTCTTTCTAGTTTTTTTTGTTTTTCCAATTGAGGTAAAACATCTTGCAGATATGTTTCGTTGACTAGTTGAAACAAAGGTTCAATTTCTTTGGACCGTTCCAATGTTTCCTTATGTTTACGTAGAGCATCATTGAACTCTTTTTGTGCTTTGGTTTGGTTAGAAGAAGAGCCCGTCCATATCAACGTTTCTTCTGGATTGACTGCAGTGGATTTAGACTTTTGTTTTGGCATTCCAAGGTGGGAAATCGCCAGATGAGACTCATCTGGCGACCGTTCGAGAGTTTCTAATTACGCTTTCATCAAATTCAAAGCAGCACCTGCTTTGAACCATTCGATCTGTTGCGCATTGTAAGTATGGTTTACAGAAATTTCATCCTTTTTCCCATCCTTATGGTTGAGAACAAGAGTGAGTGATTTACCTTCTGCAAAACTTGTGAGTCCTACAATATCAATCACATCATCTTCTTGGATCTTATCGTAATCGTCTTTGTTTGCGAAGGTAAGTGCCAACATCCCTTGTTTTTTCAAGTTGGTTTCGTGAATCCGCGCAAAGGATTTTACAAGAACGGCTCTCACACCTAAGTGTCTTGGTTCCATTGCTGCATGTTCCCTAGAAGACCCTTCTCCATAGTTTTCATCCCCAACCACAATGGATCCAATTCCTTGTGCTTTGTAAGCTCTTTGGGTTTGTGGAACTGGTTCATAGTTTCCGGTGAGTTGGTTTTTTACTTCATTGGTTTTGCTATTAAAGATGTTCGTAGCCCCAATGAGTAAGTTATTGGAAATATTATCCAAGTGACCACGAAACTTAAGCCAAGGACCGGCCATCGAAATATGGTCAGTTGTACATTTTCCTTTGGCTTTGATGAGTAGTTTTAGACCTTTGAGGTCTGTGCCTTCCCATGCTTTGAATGGAGCAAGAAGTTGTAATCTTGTGGATGTTGGATCCACAATGACTTGGACTCCTGAACCATCTGTCGCCGGAGCCACAAAACCTGCATCCTCTACCGCAAAACCTTTGTTAGGAAGTTCTTCCCCGGTAGGTGGGTCCAGTTTTACTTGCTCGCCTTTTTCGTTAGTTAAAGTGTCAGTGAGTGGATTGAACCCTAAGTCCCCAGCAATGGCAAGTGCCGTAGTGATTTCTGGAGAAGCTACAAAAGCATAAGTGTTTGGGTTTCCGTCTTGACGTGCTTGGAAGTTACGATTGAAGGAGTGAACAATCGTGTTCTTTTCCTTTTTCTCTGCTCCCACTCGTGACCACATTCCAATACAAGGACCACAAGCATTTGAAAAAACTTTGGCTCCAATTTTGTGGAAGGAATCAATAAAACCATCTCTTTGGATGGTGTATCGAACTAGTTCCGATCCAGGAGTGATTGTAAATTCTGCTTTGGTTTTTAAACCTTTGGCAGCCACTTGTTTGGCAAGGGATGCGGCTCTTGAGATATCTTCGTAAGAAGAGTTAGTGCAAGATCCGATCAGACCTACTTCCACTTTGAGTGGCCAACCATTTTTTGCTGCCTCTTCTTTCATTTTAGAAATAGGAGTCGCAAGGTCTGGAGTAAATGGGCCATTCACATAAGGCTCTAAAGTGTTGAGATCAATTTCGATCACTTGGTCAAAGTATTTGGATGGATCTGCATACACTTCTGGGTCAGCTGTTAAATGTGCCTTATATTTGTTAGCAAGATCAGCCACATCACTTCTGTTAGTGGATCTTAAGTAACGTTCCATTGATTCATCATAACCGAAAGTAGAAGTTGTAGCCCCAATTTCTGCTCCCATGTTACAGATTGTACCTTTTCCAGTACAAGAGAGAGCTTCAGCACCTGGACCAAAGTATTCCACAATCGCGCCAGTTCCGCCTTTTACAGTGAGGATCCCGGCAACTTTTAAGATTACGTCTTTGGCAGATGTCCAACCATCTAACTTCCCAGTGAGTTTGACACCGATGGCTTTTGGCCATTTAAGTTCCCAAGCAAGACCTGCCATCACATCACAAGCGTCAGCTCCACCAACACCGATGGCCACCATTCCGAGTCCTCCAGCATTCACTGTGTGGGAATCGGTTCCGATCATCATTCCGCCTGGGAATGCATAGTTCTCTAAAACTACTTGGTGGATGATACCAGCACCTGGTTTCCAAAAACCAATTCCATATTTATTTGAAACGGAGGATAAAAAATCATATACTTCTTTGTTTTCTTTGACAGCTATTCCGAGATCCACACCTGATTCGTCTTTTGCCGTGATTAAGTGGTCACAGTGAACGGTGGAAGGAACCGCTACTTTTTTACGACCAGCTTGCATAAATTGGAGAAGCGCCATTTGCGCTGTTGCATCTTGCATCGCCACACGGTCTGGTGCAAAGTCAACATAGTCGACACCGCGACCAAAACTCTTTGTTGGATTTCCATCCCAAAGGTGGTTGTATAAAATCTTTTCTGTAAGTGTGAGGGGTCGACCCACTACCTTCCTGGCTTGTGTGATGGCCGCTTCCATTTTGGAATAACGTGCCGCTATCATTTCTATATCAAATGCCATCTGAACCTCTTATACCTATCAGACTGCAGGAAAAAAGGGAATCAATCGAAAATTGAACTACAAGAAGTAAAATCAGTAAATTTGGCTCTTAAGTGAGAACCAGTATCTTTTTTACCCGTCGATACGGACATAAACTTCATCGGCTTTGAGGATGAGCCCGGATTTAATTTCGATGAGCCTTGTATTGACAAAAACACCGTCTTGGTATGGTGTCACAATTCCCGTAATGATAACGTCCAATTTCAAAACATCGCCTATTTTCCGCAAGGTGGCAGTGTCAGTTGGTGCATCCAAACCAAGCCCTGCTTCTTTTAAAACCTTTTCGTTGGCCAGGCGGTCTAAAATTTGAAACCTATCCCTTTTTACTAGTTCTGTGGTTAATTTTTCTGCAAGGATGTCACCGTAAGGGCTTTTTTTACCCTCGTGGTCTAAAAAAGTCAGAACGACCAATCGCTGTGGTTGGAAATAAAATCCTTTTTCTGAGAGGGAAACAGCCAATTGTTCCAGAGGGGGTACGGTTGCCTTTTTGGGTTTGGATTCTCTCTCTTCTCCCAAATAACAAGCGCTAATGCTAAATAAAATCAATGCCAAAAAGAATCTTTTAAAATGCAAGTTCCATCCCAAGTGAGGTAACATATTCATAAAACGATTTTCCATTAAACCCATTCCCGTACATAAAACCACCGGGAACCCCAATCAGCATACCGTCTTTATAAAATTGGTTCTGGAAATTCAAAAAAAAAGTGGTTTTTAGTTTTCCGGGATGTTTCCCACGAAAACTTGCAGCAAAAGTTTCAGGAGAACGACCATTTTGATCTTTTACCTGCAATAACGGATCGTTAAAAACATTAAATATTTGGTTTCCCACATAGAGAGAGTAATTTTTGGAAGAACCAAGAAAAAAAATAAATCCTAGGGAAGCGATGTCTTGTGCAGGCATAAAACCCATTTGCCCATTGCCATAGGAACCAGGTTTTGCATTTACGTAATTGTATTTTACATTGAGTTGGATTTTATCACTGCCAAAAAAAAAAGAAAACTTACCACCTTCCGCACCGTAGGCACTGACAGGATTTTCTGTTTTTAGATTGTATACTGATGTTTGCACTTTGAAAAATTTTGCCGGCGAAAAACTACCTTGGTATTCGTACAATTGTTTAGGATCTACCAACAATCGCTTATTTGCGTCCATCTGACGAAAGATCATAGTTGCCGATGGATGAATCGGTGTTATTTGAATTGTCTGTGATAAAGAAGGTTCTCCGCTGTTTTTTGCATCCAAAACATTCATGGATTGAGGTGTAAAATCAAAATCCAAAAGATTTCCATCCAGCGATTTGTTCCCATTATTTTTGGATCCCACCAGAAACCCCAAAGACAATGATTTTAGATGATTTGAATATTCTAAATTACCTGAAGACTTTTTTTTTGAATTTGTTTTGATCGGATTTGTACGTAGATACTCATCGTCTAACTCGAGTGAGTCACGAGGTTCTAATTCTCTGACAGTAGACTCTTTGATTGGAGTGATATAAACAACACCAAGAAGACCTATACCAGAGAAGAGGGAAACATATACCGAAGATTTCGGGGAGTACATAAGGAAACTGTAGAAACATATTTCCTAATTTAAAAAGAATGTAAATCTATTTTTAAAATAGGAACATTGAATCTCCATACGAATAAAAACGAAACCCGTTCTTCAATGCATATTGATAAGAATCCAACACAAGTTGAGTCGTAGCAAAGGCACTGACAAGTAGCAGCAGGCTTGACTTAGGTAAGTGAAAGTTAGTAATCAATCCTTGTACGGATTGAATTCTGTCCCCTGGCGACAAAAAGATGTCAGTTTGACTTGATCCTACCTTATATTTCTGTAGTTGAGAATCAAATACAGTTTCTAAAACCCGAAGCGTCGTGGTTCCCACCGCAATGATGCGCCTACCTTCCTTTCTTGCATCGTTTAACTTTGTGGCGGTGGATTCAGAAACTAAGTATTTCTCCCTGTGCAATGTTTTGGTCTGCCATTGTTCAGCAGTTAGAGGACGAAATGTCCCATAACCAATTTGTAACTCTACTGGCAAAAACTCTGCCCCAAGTTTTTTTAAATTATCTTTTAACTCTTCTGTAAAATGAAGTCCGGCGGTCGGAGCGGCCACCGATCCAGAACGATTGGCAAAAATTGTTTGGTATCTAACTTTGTCCTCCTCGGTTACATTTCTTTTGAGATAAGGAGGGATTGGAATGTTTCCAAAAATTTCAAAATCGGAATCAGAAATAGGTAAATTTGAATTGAGAAACGAAAGTTCTTCCTTGGGGCCTTGGTAAATAAATTGATAATTGGGAAACCCAACAGGCGACAAACTTTCACCTAATCGAAGTTTTGCCCTATTTTTTAAAATACATAACCATCTTTGGTTTTCATCATCGTCGGGTTCTAAAAAAATAGATTCGTGGATTCGGCCCGATTCCACCTGTAAAAACACACGTCGATACGACACTTTTGTCTCATTGTAAACAAAAACATCTCCGGCTTGTATGAGGGGGGTGATGTCACGAAACAAAGGTGCTTCCCAAAATTTTGATTGGGTTCGATCCACTACAAGAAGCCTAGATTCATCCCTATTTTCTAAGGGAAATTTAGCAATCCGCTCCTCGGGAAGGTGAAAATCGTATTCATTCAAAAAATCCATCTTTAGATAGCCTTGGGAAAACCTTGTCAATTAACCAGAAATATTGGGAATGGTAGGAGAACTATGTGGAAATTTTTCGAAACCGTAGAGAAACGCGGAAAGTGGATTCTAGGCATACTGCTTATGATTCTCCTAGTCCTTTCCGTATCTAGATCCAAACAAAAGTCGGATTTTTTAGATTATTACCATGCTGCCGAACGATGGGGAACAGGTGACAATCTCTACAGGTTTGATGTAGCATTTGAACTCCAAACCAAAATCAAAACGATGGAAGATCTATTTCGTCCGGAAAATCTCCATTTGCTTTCGGCCCTCCAAAATGAAACCGCCACTTATATTTACCCTCCTTTGTTTTCTTTTCTACTGATTCCATTTACCCATCTGAGTGAAACTGGCGCTGCGCTTCTTTTTGAGATCCTAAGTTGGTTTTCTTTATTAGGAATTCTGTACTTACTATTTCAAAACAAAGAACTAAACCTAAAAGAATCAAAGTATCCTTTTATCATTCTCCTGGCGACTCTCCTCTTTAATTTTCGATTTTTAGAAAGTCATATCCAAAACAACCAAGTAGGACTTCTACTCATCTTACTTATATTTTTTTCCCTTACTGTGCGTTCACATTGGTTAAGTGGTTTTCTATTAGCCCTTGCAGTAAGCATTAAAATCACTCCACTTGTTTTTTTATTTGTATTTGTTTATGAAAAACATTATAGACGTATCCTTTGGTTTTTGGTTGGCATTTTGATTTGGAATGCTCTGCCCCTCCTGTATCAATGGGATTACACAGTTCAAATGACTAATGAATGGCTCCGAGAGATTTTAGGGAATGCATTTAGTAATCCTCTTCTTCGGTCTTGGAAAAACAACCAGTCCTTAAGTTCTACATTGGCAAAGTATTTTGTGTCCGGTGCCGATTTGATCAACCAACCAACTTACGGGATGCCATTTATCAACCTTTCCTTATCTACTTTAAAAATCATCCAACTTGTTTTTATGATAATCTTTGGAGTTCCATTGTTATTACTCTGGAGAAAGCAAAATAAAAAATGGGAAATTGTTTCTCTTTTGTTTTTAGTTTCTGCTCTCTTTAGCGGAATCAGCTGGGTTCATAGTTTTGTAATTTGTTTGATTCCTATTTATTTTATTTTGAATCAAATAACCAATATAATGAATCAGAAGAAGGAATTATATATTCTACTAATTATTTTAAGTTTACCGATAGTAGTCCATCGAACCTTTATCGGCGCTAAACTAGAAGCTACATTGTCGATGTTTTCTATTTTATTTTATACAACTAGTTTTTTATACTTCTACATAGTAAGGTTTGCATTCCATGAAACAAAAAATCGGCATTGATGCTAGGCCTCTTGCTTATGGAATGACGGGGAATTCAAGATACTTGGCAGAAGTATTAAAAATCATTCTCCCAAAACATAAATCAAAAGAATTCTTTTTGTATACGAACAAACCCATTCACCCGGTTTTTAGAGATTTATTAGGTCCCAATGCAAAAGAGATCCTAGAACCAAAAAACATTCCAGGGCCATTTTATCTGAATTTTATTTTACCTAGACTTTTAAAACAAGATGGAATCGATGTTTTTTGGGGCACCATACAGATGTTACCGTTCCGCAAATTACCGATCCCAACTTATGTAAACTACCATGATCTTAATTTTGTTTCTGCACCAGAAACAATGGCAAAATGGAATTATCTACAACATAAATTTTTGTCTCCAACTACTATGAAAAATGCGGACAAAATCTTTTGTTTGTCAAAAAATACAAAAAATGAAATTACCGCATTCCATCCTGGTTATGAAAAAAAATGTTTAGTCGTATATCCTGGTGTGTCCAAACAAAAAACGGGAAAAATCAAAACCAATTTTCCAAAAGATTTTTTTCTAACCGTTGGAACTTTGGAACCAAGAAAGAATATCAACCGATTGGTAGATGCTTTTTTAGAGTTCAAAAAGAAATATCCTAAAGATAAAAATTCCCTGCTCATTCTTGGCAGAAGAGGATGGGGAGAAGAAGGCGAGTTTTTATATCAAAAACTAAATGATCCAAAAATTCAAAAACAAGGCATTCAGTTTTTAGAAAAACCAGATGATGCCACTTTGGCAGAAGCATTTAAACAATGTAAGGCGTTTTTCTTCCCTTCCTTACATGAAGGATTCGGTTTACCTCTTTTGGAAGCTATGTTAGAAGACAAACGTTGTGTTGCTTCAAACATCCCCGTATTTAAAGAAATTTTATCTGAAAAATGCGATCTTTTTGTTCCGGCAAAAGAAACTGAAGCATGGACAAAATCCTTTGAAATTATGTCAGGACCTAAAAAAGTTAGGTCACCCAAATTCCCCGCCAAACAATGGACATGGGAAGAAACAGCGAAAAAAATAGAAGAGGTACTTTTTCAATGAAATTTATAAATAAATGGATATCTAAATGGAAAGAAAACCAAAGTAAAAAAGAAGCAGCATACTTTGGAACATCGCTATATGATGAATTAACGATAAATCCCATCCCTTCTCTTTTGTTAATTTTTACAGCCACATTGTTTTTTGTTTATGGCCTACCCTATGCATTTTATTTGGGGAAATTCTTTTTCTGGTTCGTTGGTATATTAGAAATCACGAAAGTATTAAAAATACCTTTTTTGGATGAATTAAGATATTATCATTATTTATCCGTATTTGTTTATTTTTACATAGCCGTATCCCTATTAATTGACGTTAGCCGACTTTTAAACAAATGGAATAAAAGAACTGTTTTTGTAAAAAACGAAATCTGGCAAATCCAAAGATTTGGTTTTGGAAAAAAACTTATCAAAATCAATTTAGATGCAAATGAAATTCAACTAGGATACGAACATGGCGGCCTGAGTGACTATCTAGGTTTCAACCGAATGGTTTGGGCTAAAGATGGAAAAAACCTACTAACTTCTCCATATTTTTTCCCTTACAAAAAAAATAAGACAATTGTG is a genomic window containing:
- a CDS encoding ArsR/SmtB family transcription factor, which encodes MDLRRDVFQAIADPTRRAILLLVATQSMTAGAIASQFDTKRPTVSKHLQILTECELLKKEPNGREMYYHLNPNKMKEIANFIAPFQKLWDDRFNKLESVMKNYKAKG
- a CDS encoding SRPBCC family protein; this translates as MELKTKVYAEDGKQELRIEREFDLPTSLVFKAHTVPELIEQWMGNKVLQFEAKNHGSWIFETKNPDGIVLFRANGVLLNIKENESFVRTFEMENTGFPVQLEFFTFQKISETKCKLIMHIIYKSVEHRDQILKMPFAQGINMAHNHLEKVLGEKV
- a CDS encoding YdeI/OmpD-associated family protein, translating into MKQTNSKMNQVDLYFQKIKNWKLEFQILRSIVLEIELQEEIKWGQPCYTWNGKNIFLIHGFKDYFAILFFKGALLKDPKKILIQQTKNVQSARQIRFQNASEIIKLKTVIKSYIKEAIQLEQSGKNVVMKKTSEFEFPEEFLKQLEEDPKLQTAFESLTPGRQRAYLLHFSGAKKSETRKERIEKQIPNILKGKGLND
- a CDS encoding DoxX family protein, with the translated sequence MSEKTKKIAYWFFTLWLSLGMVSTAIVQLIKLPEEVEKINQLGYPTYFLTLLGVWKLLGVVAVLSPKFVLLKEWAYAGFFFAMSGAAISHIVCGHPFGEIFPSLLLLSLTVISWYLRPEGRKIKS
- the pnuC gene encoding nicotinamide riboside transporter PnuC, translating into MLDLSLFFSKELQIFSVFGNTMSLIELLGTTTGLLCVYLASKNHILTWPFGILTSICFFFLFFQIQLYSDMLLQIYFFGSSVYGWLVWRKKTGIYVKIQSLGKTKNIILLFVMIFGIYFLGQITSRLPLWLPSIFVKPPEFLYWDAFTTVGSIIANFLLAQRKLESWFLWVFVDVVCIAIYFLKEIPFVTLEYIVFLLIAFYGCYHWYQEYKLNRHSME
- a CDS encoding methyltransferase domain-containing protein, encoding MKGFLKKQNFGFGKNGKEFDGTYWSDIYGNGLDVDGSYNAKQHAEYLKALFQLMEIPVYKIADFGFGKAILLREMVKSFSPVKVFAVDASKEAYEDLKKKDWVKRSDKFHIFHESLETLKLPKLEKEPVELGICNSVIQYLPDSMIPGVLEKMAKYCNYLYFTVPTNEDYSVMKEEMNFTDPYAFSRSKKKYRKWISRDFEIVGYNLLQSKWLGEKGFKEDFFRI
- a CDS encoding aconitate hydratase codes for the protein MAFDIEMIAARYSKMEAAITQARKVVGRPLTLTEKILYNHLWDGNPTKSFGRGVDYVDFAPDRVAMQDATAQMALLQFMQAGRKKVAVPSTVHCDHLITAKDESGVDLGIAVKENKEVYDFLSSVSNKYGIGFWKPGAGIIHQVVLENYAFPGGMMIGTDSHTVNAGGLGMVAIGVGGADACDVMAGLAWELKWPKAIGVKLTGKLDGWTSAKDVILKVAGILTVKGGTGAIVEYFGPGAEALSCTGKGTICNMGAEIGATTSTFGYDESMERYLRSTNRSDVADLANKYKAHLTADPEVYADPSKYFDQVIEIDLNTLEPYVNGPFTPDLATPISKMKEEAAKNGWPLKVEVGLIGSCTNSSYEDISRAASLAKQVAAKGLKTKAEFTITPGSELVRYTIQRDGFIDSFHKIGAKVFSNACGPCIGMWSRVGAEKKEKNTIVHSFNRNFQARQDGNPNTYAFVASPEITTALAIAGDLGFNPLTDTLTNEKGEQVKLDPPTGEELPNKGFAVEDAGFVAPATDGSGVQVIVDPTSTRLQLLAPFKAWEGTDLKGLKLLIKAKGKCTTDHISMAGPWLKFRGHLDNISNNLLIGATNIFNSKTNEVKNQLTGNYEPVPQTQRAYKAQGIGSIVVGDENYGEGSSREHAAMEPRHLGVRAVLVKSFARIHETNLKKQGMLALTFANKDDYDKIQEDDVIDIVGLTSFAEGKSLTLVLNHKDGKKDEISVNHTYNAQQIEWFKAGAALNLMKA
- a CDS encoding FlgO family outer membrane protein — its product is MNMLPHLGWNLHFKRFFLALILFSISACYLGEERESKPKKATVPPLEQLAVSLSEKGFYFQPQRLVVLTFLDHEGKKSPYGDILAEKLTTELVKRDRFQILDRLANEKVLKEAGLGLDAPTDTATLRKIGDVLKLDVIITGIVTPYQDGVFVNTRLIEIKSGLILKADEVYVRIDG
- the queA gene encoding tRNA preQ1(34) S-adenosylmethionine ribosyltransferase-isomerase QueA yields the protein MDFLNEYDFHLPEERIAKFPLENRDESRLLVVDRTQSKFWEAPLFRDITPLIQAGDVFVYNETKVSYRRVFLQVESGRIHESIFLEPDDDENQRWLCILKNRAKLRLGESLSPVGFPNYQFIYQGPKEELSFLNSNLPISDSDFEIFGNIPIPPYLKRNVTEEDKVRYQTIFANRSGSVAAPTAGLHFTEELKDNLKKLGAEFLPVELQIGYGTFRPLTAEQWQTKTLHREKYLVSESTATKLNDARKEGRRIIAVGTTTLRVLETVFDSQLQKYKVGSSQTDIFLSPGDRIQSVQGLITNFHLPKSSLLLLVSAFATTQLVLDSYQYALKNGFRFYSYGDSMFLF
- a CDS encoding glycosyltransferase family 87 protein: MWKFFETVEKRGKWILGILLMILLVLSVSRSKQKSDFLDYYHAAERWGTGDNLYRFDVAFELQTKIKTMEDLFRPENLHLLSALQNETATYIYPPLFSFLLIPFTHLSETGAALLFEILSWFSLLGILYLLFQNKELNLKESKYPFIILLATLLFNFRFLESHIQNNQVGLLLILLIFFSLTVRSHWLSGFLLALAVSIKITPLVFLFVFVYEKHYRRILWFLVGILIWNALPLLYQWDYTVQMTNEWLREILGNAFSNPLLRSWKNNQSLSSTLAKYFVSGADLINQPTYGMPFINLSLSTLKIIQLVFMIIFGVPLLLLWRKQNKKWEIVSLLFLVSALFSGISWVHSFVICLIPIYFILNQITNIMNQKKELYILLIILSLPIVVHRTFIGAKLEATLSMFSILFYTTSFLYFYIVRFAFHETKNRH